In Harpia harpyja isolate bHarHar1 chromosome 18, bHarHar1 primary haplotype, whole genome shotgun sequence, a single genomic region encodes these proteins:
- the MARS2 gene encoding methionine--tRNA ligase, mitochondrial translates to HAPSGSSPGLTRLPRGLSPFPLSPGSSRGPRVPAGVGGEAGARAPSPRPPGLSAVSGTDEHGLKIQQAAAAAGTSPPELCQRVSGLFRQALTQAAVSFTDFTRTSEPCHQRAVCHFWGALRDGGSLYKGSYEGWYCTPEECFLPESQLAERRDAQGRPCKVSLESGHQVHWTKEENYMFRLSAFRDPLQKWLRDNPHAISPDPFYQCVLRWLEEDLPDLSVSRERSRLPWGIPVPSDSTQTIYVWVDALVNYLSVVGYPETHGEWWPAAHHVVGKDILKFHAVYWPALLMAAGLAPPERIFVHSHWTVRGQKMSKSLGNVIDPFACIGQYTLDGFRYFLLRQGVPERDCDYYDEKVVKLVNSELADALGGLLNRSTALSINPSNTYPCFSESCFPKVLDYRGTKGMGRASAEDYEFVASVASLPLQAASYFEGFQIYKALECIALCVRQTNGFFQRHRPWKLDRKDPAEQLWLDTIIHVTLECLRVYGTLLQPVIPHTADKLLSRLAVEPEERGLSSLTFLPRYHGKPCPFEGRQLGPDTGILFHRLEKSRQHQIETKKL, encoded by the exons CACGCACCCTCCGGCTCATCCCCGGGGCTGACCCGCCTCCCCCGGGGGCTGTCCCCGTTCCCCTTGTCCCCAGGCTCGTCCCGAGGCCCCCGTGTCcccgcgggggtggggggggaggccGGTGCCCGCGCCCCCTCCCCACGTCCCCCCGGTCTCTCTGCCGTTTCAGGGACCGACGAGCACGGGCTGAAGATCCAGCAggccgcggccgcggcggggACGTCACCCCCGGAGCTCTGCCAGCGAGTTTCGGGTCTCTTCCGCCAGGCCTTGACCCAGGCCGCCGTCTCCTTCACTGACTTCACCCGCACCAGCGAGCCCTGCCATCAGCGAGCCGTGTGTCATTTTTGGGGTGCTCTCCGGGACGGCGGGTCACTCTACAAAGGGTCTTACGAGGGCTGGTACTGCACTCCCGAGGAGTGCTTCCTGCCCGAGAGCCAGCTTGCCGAGCGCAGGGATGCCCAGGGACGCCCGTGCAAGGTGTCATTGGAGAGCGGCCATCAG GTGCACTGGACCAAAGAGGAGAATTACATGTTCAGGCTCTCAGCGTTCCGGGATCCATTGCAGAAGTGGCTCCGGGACAACCCACACGCCATTTCCCCTGACCCTTTCTACCAGTGCGTGCTCCGCTGGCTGGAAGAGGACTTGCCAGACTTGTCCGTCTCTCGTGAGAGAAGCCGGCTGCCGTGGGGTATCCCTGTCCCCAGTGACTCAACACAAACTATTTATGTATGGGTAGATGCCTTGGTAAACTATCTGAGCGTGGTGGGCTACCCTGAGACACACGGTGAGTGGTGGCCTGCTGCGCACCATGTTGTGGGCAAGGACATCCTCAAGTTTCATGCTGTCTACTGGCCAGCTCTGCtgatggcagcagggctggccccCCCCGAGCGAATCTTTGTGCACTCCCACTGGACTGTCCGTGGGCAGAAGATGTCCAAAAGCCTGGGCAATGTGATTGACCCCTTTGCTTGTATTGGACAGTACACATTAGATGGATTTCGGTACTTCCTGCTAAGGCAGGGTGTACCTGAGCGGGATTGTGACTATTATGATGAGAAGGTTGTTAAGCTAGTGAATTCAGAACTGGCAGATGCGCTTGGGGGGCTTCTGAATCGGTCAACAGCCCTCAGCATTAACCCCAGCAACACTTACCCTTGTTTCTCAGAGTCTTGTTTTCCAAAGGTCTTGGATTACAGGGGGACAAAAGGCATGGGTAGGGCTTCTGCTGAAGACTATGAGTTTGTGGCATCTGTGGCTTCTCTGCCTCTGCAGGCGGCTAGTTATTTTGAAGGTTTCCAGATCTACAAGGCTTTAGAGTGCATTGCCCTGTGCGTAAGGCAGACCAACGGTTTCTTCCAGAGACACAGGCCTTGGAAACTTGACCGAAAGGACCCCGCAGAGCAGCTCTGGCTTGACACCATCATCCACGTTACGCTGGAATGCCTGCGTGTCTATGGGACTCTCCTGCAGCCCGTGATCCCACACACTGCAGACAAGTTGCTTTCCAGGCTGGCTGTTGAGCCAGAAGAGAGAGGTCTCTCAAGTTTGACATTTCTGCCACGCTACCATGGGAAGCCATGTCCCTTTGAAGGGAGACAGCTTGGGCCTGACACTGGCATCTTATTTCACAGACTAGAGAAGTCAAGACAGCATCAGATAGAAACAAAGAAGCTCTAG